The following are encoded in a window of Qipengyuania soli genomic DNA:
- a CDS encoding SDR family NAD(P)-dependent oxidoreductase: MAFKPFDLTGKVAVVTGGNSGIGLGMAEGLAAAGADVAIWGRKPDKNAEAAEKLKAYGTRIEALEVDVSDESEVVGAMAECLSRLGRIDTCIANAGVGGGAPLVDQTTEQWRKVTTVNLDAVFWTFREAARHMVERAGAGDPGGSLLVTSSVSAIHGAPANQAYASTKAGVLAMVRGTAVELARYGIRANAVLPGWIATPMTERLQSWDAFNEKAIGRVPMRRWGEGEDFSGIAVYFASDASRFHTGDSVVIDGGYSIF; this comes from the coding sequence ATGGCATTCAAACCCTTCGACCTCACCGGCAAGGTGGCAGTGGTAACTGGCGGCAATTCGGGCATCGGGCTCGGCATGGCGGAGGGATTGGCCGCCGCGGGGGCCGACGTCGCGATCTGGGGTCGCAAACCCGACAAGAACGCGGAAGCGGCCGAGAAGCTCAAGGCTTACGGAACGCGGATCGAAGCACTCGAAGTCGACGTCTCTGACGAGAGCGAGGTGGTCGGTGCCATGGCCGAGTGCCTCTCGCGCCTCGGGCGGATCGATACCTGCATCGCCAATGCCGGGGTCGGGGGAGGCGCTCCGCTGGTCGACCAGACCACCGAGCAATGGCGCAAGGTGACCACGGTCAATCTCGACGCCGTATTCTGGACCTTCCGCGAGGCTGCGCGACACATGGTCGAGCGTGCCGGTGCGGGCGATCCGGGCGGATCGCTGCTGGTCACATCGAGCGTTTCTGCCATCCATGGCGCCCCCGCCAACCAGGCCTATGCCTCGACCAAGGCGGGAGTACTGGCGATGGTCCGGGGTACGGCAGTCGAACTGGCGCGCTACGGCATCCGCGCCAATGCGGTGTTGCCCGGCTGGATTGCCACCCCGATGACCGAGCGCCTCCAATCCTGGGACGCATTCAACGAGAAGGCCATCGGCCGCGTGCCCATGCGCCGCTGGGGCGAGGGCGAGGATTTCAGCGGCATCGCCGTCTATTTCGCCTCCGACGCCAGCCGCTTCCACACCGGAGATTCGGTGGTCATCGACGGCGGATATTCGATCTTCTGA
- the ung gene encoding uracil-DNA glycosylase: protein MAEMVPDSWKPVLDPVLATAEARRLGGWLHAEEEAGKSIYPPRGCRLRALELTPLEAVRVVILGQDPYHGPGQAMGLCFSVPQGERVPPSLVNIYKELEADCDISRPDHGDLTRWARQGVLLLNNTLTVEAGNAGSHAGRGWDAITDACVAAVAEQAEPSVFILWGSHAQAKAKRIAALRNGRHCLIESPHPSPLSAHRGFFGSRPFSRTNEFLASNGRGTIDWTP from the coding sequence ATGGCGGAGATGGTTCCTGACAGCTGGAAGCCGGTGCTCGACCCGGTCCTGGCCACCGCAGAAGCGCGGCGGCTGGGCGGCTGGCTGCATGCCGAAGAAGAGGCAGGCAAGTCGATCTACCCTCCGCGCGGATGCCGCTTGCGCGCGCTCGAGCTGACTCCGCTGGAGGCAGTGCGCGTCGTGATCCTGGGACAGGACCCCTACCACGGACCGGGCCAGGCCATGGGGCTGTGCTTTTCGGTCCCGCAGGGTGAGCGTGTGCCACCCAGCCTCGTCAACATCTACAAGGAGCTGGAGGCCGATTGCGACATCTCGCGCCCGGACCACGGCGACCTCACGCGCTGGGCACGGCAGGGCGTGCTTCTGCTGAACAACACGCTGACGGTCGAGGCGGGCAATGCCGGCAGCCATGCGGGCCGAGGGTGGGATGCGATCACCGACGCCTGCGTTGCGGCGGTGGCCGAGCAAGCTGAGCCGTCGGTCTTTATCCTCTGGGGCAGCCATGCCCAGGCCAAGGCGAAGCGCATCGCCGCCTTGCGCAACGGCAGGCACTGCCTGATCGAAAGCCCGCACCCCAGCCCGCTGTCCGCACACCGCGGCTTCTTCGGCTCGCGCCCCTTCAGCAGGACCAACGAGTTCCTTGCCTCAAACGGGCGCGGAACGATCGACTGGACGCCCTGA
- a CDS encoding serine hydrolase domain-containing protein, protein MKNWLKAGASLALLSMATPVLAKAHEENGQTNAAEAQKAAALAEALRAADLWVESQRQYLKIPAVSVAVAQGDKTVWAKGFGTTDRAGRQAATADTIYSICSISKLFTSVALMQQWEQGKVALDAPITDYLPWAKLAADPRESVPITLRGALTHSAGLPRESDFPYWTAPDYRFPTQAEMRAKIGSQSPLYPAETTWQYSNLGLTLVGETVEAVSGTPYADYVRANILAPLGLKDTRPNLPKDLYGKQMAVGWGALKPDGTRPEVGLFDTAGITPAAGFTSSVNDLARFASWTFRLAKSGKAEVLRPSTLREMERVHYVSPDWNTSWGLGFSVRNQNGTTVVGHGGSCPGYRSALRMAPSEEMAVAVAMNAMDNPDIIAGNIAALIQARGAAANYDPVEGVTLEDYEGVYDAQPWTAEFMAIPWAGGLIQIDRDSTEPADRIYRMKPLARDRFQVVSDKGELRETVTFERDASGKVVALLQHSNRYRRVRGL, encoded by the coding sequence ATGAAGAACTGGCTCAAGGCGGGGGCGTCGCTGGCCCTCTTGTCAATGGCAACTCCGGTGCTCGCCAAGGCGCACGAGGAAAATGGGCAGACCAACGCCGCCGAAGCGCAGAAGGCCGCGGCTCTGGCCGAAGCCCTGAGGGCTGCTGACCTGTGGGTCGAAAGCCAGCGCCAGTACCTCAAGATCCCGGCGGTCTCCGTGGCCGTGGCGCAGGGCGACAAGACGGTCTGGGCCAAGGGCTTCGGCACCACCGACCGTGCGGGCAGGCAAGCTGCCACTGCCGACACGATCTATTCGATCTGTTCGATCTCCAAGCTGTTCACCTCGGTCGCGCTGATGCAGCAGTGGGAGCAGGGCAAGGTCGCGCTCGATGCGCCGATCACCGATTACCTACCTTGGGCCAAGCTTGCTGCCGATCCGCGCGAAAGCGTTCCGATCACCCTGCGCGGCGCATTGACCCACTCGGCCGGCCTGCCGCGCGAATCCGACTTTCCCTACTGGACCGCTCCCGACTACCGCTTTCCCACGCAGGCAGAGATGCGCGCGAAAATCGGTAGCCAGTCGCCGCTCTACCCGGCCGAGACCACCTGGCAGTACTCCAACCTCGGGCTCACCCTGGTCGGCGAGACGGTGGAAGCCGTCAGCGGCACTCCCTACGCCGACTATGTCCGCGCCAACATCCTTGCGCCGCTCGGGCTCAAGGACACGCGCCCGAACCTGCCGAAGGACCTCTACGGCAAGCAGATGGCAGTGGGCTGGGGTGCGCTGAAGCCCGACGGTACGCGGCCCGAGGTCGGGCTGTTCGATACCGCTGGCATCACTCCGGCAGCCGGCTTTACCTCGAGCGTCAACGACCTCGCCCGCTTCGCCAGCTGGACCTTCCGTCTCGCCAAGAGCGGCAAGGCGGAGGTCCTGCGCCCCTCGACCCTGCGCGAAATGGAGCGGGTGCATTATGTCTCGCCCGACTGGAACACCAGCTGGGGCCTCGGCTTCTCGGTCCGCAACCAGAACGGGACCACGGTGGTCGGGCACGGCGGCAGCTGCCCGGGTTATCGCAGCGCGCTGCGCATGGCCCCGTCCGAAGAGATGGCCGTTGCCGTGGCCATGAACGCCATGGACAATCCCGACATCATTGCGGGCAACATCGCAGCGCTGATCCAGGCCCGCGGAGCTGCGGCGAACTACGACCCGGTCGAGGGTGTCACCCTCGAGGATTATGAAGGGGTTTACGATGCGCAGCCGTGGACGGCCGAATTCATGGCTATCCCCTGGGCGGGTGGCCTGATCCAGATCGACCGCGACAGCACCGAGCCGGCCGATCGCATTTACCGCATGAAGCCGCTGGCAAGGGACCGCTTCCAGGTCGTTTCTGACAAGGGCGAACTGCGCGAAACGGTGACGTTCGAGCGTGACGCCTCGGGCAAGGTCGTGGCGCTGCTCCAGCACTCCAACCGTTACCGCAGGGTGCGCGGGCTCTAG